A single window of Bacteroidota bacterium DNA harbors:
- a CDS encoding LysM peptidoglycan-binding domain-containing protein, with the protein YKDSLFFNPALKLMSPAHSYTHYRPRYTAEAKNSEREQERERIGYKVKKGETLGLIAQKYEVSVSDLKHWNKLRKNTVKYGQKLVVYLNHKVREKDNDNNLVAEKRNLDKKSETVKGSDTAEVTKKDKKSRTAEASNFIYYKVKEGDTLSEIASRYPGNSDKELMELNNLQASDKIMPGQKLKIRKKG; encoded by the coding sequence CTTATAAGGATTCTCTGTTTTTTAATCCTGCACTTAAACTGATGAGCCCTGCCCATAGTTATACCCATTATCGTCCACGATATACTGCCGAGGCGAAAAATAGTGAACGGGAACAGGAGCGGGAACGGATAGGGTATAAAGTAAAAAAGGGTGAAACGCTTGGGTTGATTGCACAAAAATATGAAGTGTCGGTTTCAGACCTGAAGCATTGGAACAAATTGAGAAAGAATACAGTAAAATATGGTCAGAAATTAGTCGTTTATTTAAACCATAAAGTAAGGGAAAAGGATAATGATAATAATTTAGTGGCTGAAAAACGAAATCTTGATAAGAAATCAGAAACCGTAAAAGGTTCTGATACAGCTGAAGTCACAAAGAAAGACAAGAAATCAAGGACTGCAGAAGCCAGCAATTTTATTTATTATAAAGTAAAAGAGGGTGATACATTATCGGAAATTGCCAGCAGATATCCGGGCAACAGTGATAAAGAACTGATGGAGCTGAACAATTTGCAGGCATCTGATAAAATTATGCCAGGGCAAAAATTAAAAATCCGTAAAAAAGGTTAA